The DNA sequence TCCAGCTATTTTTTAGAAAAGTTTTAAGTATGATAGAAAGTTTTATGCCTTTGTGCTAAAATTTTTACCATACTTTAAAAAACGAATTGAAAAACATGCAAAATCTCATTTTTCGTAAGCAATATTTGGACAAAATCACCCCCTTTATGGGCAAGCAAGTGATTAAAGTCATCACAGGGCAGCGCCGTGTCGGTAAAAGTTATTTATTGTTTCAGCTGATTGAAAAAATCAAGCAGGCAGATAATGCCGCCCATGTCATTTATATCAACAAAGAGAATTTGCAATTCAGCCATATCAAAAGCGCCCAAGATTTGGCGGATTTTATCTCGGAAAATAAAAAAACAGGTCTTAAAAATCATATTTTTATTGATGAAATTCAGGAAATTATCCATTTTGAACAGGCATTGCGTTCATTATTATTAGACGATGAATTGGATTTGTATTGCACGGGCTCAAATGCCCAATTATTATCAAGCGATATTGCAGGTACATTAAGCGGCCGTGCGATAGAAATTCAAGTGTATGCTCTGTCTTATTTCGAGTTTTTAGAATTTATGCAATTGGAAAACAATAATAAATCCTTGGCTTTGTATTTTAAATACGGCGGATTGCCGTTTTTGAAAGAATTACCCCTACAGGATGATGTGATTTTCGAATATTTAAAAAATATTTATTCGACTATTGTCGTGCGCGATATCGTTAACCGCTACAATATTCGTAATGGATTGTTTTTGGAGCAGTTGACACAATTTTTGGCGGATAATATCGGTAATTTGTTTTCGGCTAAAAAAATCAGCGATTTTCTCAAATCACAAAAAATCAATATGTCTAATATTCAGGTACAAAATTATGCCGAATATTTGAATAATGCTTTTTTGATTCATAAAGTAAGCCGTTATGATATTGAAAGAAAACGCATTTTTGAAATCGGCGAAAAATATTATTTTGAAGATTTGGGGATTAGAAATGCCTTAATCGGTTATCGCATTTCTGATCGCGGCAAAATATTGGAAAATATGGTGTTTCATCATTTAAAAATCGCAGGATTTGATATTAAAATCGGCGGTTTAAATAGCCAAGAAATTGATTTTGTGGCGGATAAAAACGGCGAACGCATTTATGTGCAGGTGGCCTTAAGTATTGACGGCGATAAAACCGTCGAAAGAGAATTCGGCAATTTGCTCAAGATTGCCGATAATTATCCCAAATATGTGGTAACGCTTGATGAATTTGAGGGCAACAGCATCAATGGCATTAAATGTATGAGTTTTATTGAATTTATGACGGAGATTTTGAGAGAAAGCCTATGAATTTAAATGCTTTGCGTCTATTTGTCGGCGTTTGCCAAGACGGCAGTTTGTCCAAAACCGCCGCGCGCTTGGACGTGCCGATTGCTATAGTCGAAGAATTGAAAAAGTATTACGGCGTTGGCTCGCCTTGCCGTACTATCTGTACTGTCTGCGGCTCGCCGCCTTGTACTACTTTTTCACTTCTCCGACTATAGCTACGATGTGTCGATGCTGTATGCGGCGCATCGTTATCCTTCCAGCATTGTGCGGACTTTTGTCGATTTTATCAGGGCAAAAACGCTTGAATCTTAGCGTACGCTGATGCCTGCCGCGCGCATATAGTCTTTGGCTTGCGCAATGCTGTATTCGCCGAAATGGAAGATGCTGGCGGCAAGTACGGCATCGGCTTTGCCGATAGTGATGCCGTCCACAAGATGTTGCAGATTGCCGACACCGCCGCTGGCAATGATGGGGATTTGTACTTCGGTGGCGATGCGGCTTAAGAGGGTGTTGTCAAAGCCTGCTTTGGTGCCGTCTCTGTCCATACTGGTTACAAGCAGTTCGCCGGCGCCGTATGCCGCCATGCGGCTTGCCCATTCGATTGCATTGAGCTCGGTCTGGCGGCGACCGCCGTGAGTGAAGATATGCCATTGTTCGGCTGCGGTTTGTTTGGCATCGATGGCAACGACGATACATTGATTGCCGAAATGCTCGGCG is a window from the Suttonella indologenes genome containing:
- a CDS encoding ATP-binding protein → MQNLIFRKQYLDKITPFMGKQVIKVITGQRRVGKSYLLFQLIEKIKQADNAAHVIYINKENLQFSHIKSAQDLADFISENKKTGLKNHIFIDEIQEIIHFEQALRSLLLDDELDLYCTGSNAQLLSSDIAGTLSGRAIEIQVYALSYFEFLEFMQLENNNKSLALYFKYGGLPFLKELPLQDDVIFEYLKNIYSTIVVRDIVNRYNIRNGLFLEQLTQFLADNIGNLFSAKKISDFLKSQKINMSNIQVQNYAEYLNNAFLIHKVSRYDIERKRIFEIGEKYYFEDLGIRNALIGYRISDRGKILENMVFHHLKIAGFDIKIGGLNSQEIDFVADKNGERIYVQVALSIDGDKTVEREFGNLLKIADNYPKYVVTLDEFEGNSINGIKCMSFIEFMTEILRESL
- the hisF gene encoding imidazole glycerol phosphate synthase subunit HisF, which gives rise to MNTQLAKRIIPCLDVDNGRVVKGTNFVNIRDAGDPVEAAQRYNEQGADELIFLDITATSDERRTTLYMVEQVAGKVFIPLTVGGGVRTLKDIRQLLNAGADKVAINSAAVQNPEFVREAAEHFGNQCIVVAIDAKQTAAEQWHIFTHGGRRQTELNAIEWASRMAAYGAGELLVTSMDRDGTKAGFDNTLLSRIATEVQIPIIASGGVGNLQHLVDGITIGKADAVLAASIFHFGEYSIAQAKDYMRAAGISVR